Proteins encoded by one window of Arachis ipaensis cultivar K30076 chromosome B04, Araip1.1, whole genome shotgun sequence:
- the LOC107636853 gene encoding uncharacterized protein LOC107636853, translating to MGATPFTERILKAKLPKGFEKPTDMKYDGTKDPQEHLTAFKARMDLEGAADAVRGRAFPHGSTRHGSTAPRHNPPPRENHKEHPKPANVNQTPRIGKFSNYTPLTAPITEIYHQIADRGILPRAQQLKERTGGNKTLYCDYHRGCGHRTQDCFDLKDALEQAIRDGKLPEFSKIIREPRRAEKERSPEKEARNPRTQRQASRESPETDPTIIVNVITGKNTPGKSKSALKKDLKILAVRDQTPIATTNRAITFSSEDCQHGTSAEDAPFVISAKIGTGLVRRILMDTGADSNILFRGAFDKLGLCNDNLQTHRNGVTGLGDNFLKPDGSIVLPLMIGTGNQRKTILSEFVVLKDSTAYNVILRRKTINDLSAVIFTKYLLLKFTAEDGSIGTIHGDREIAVECDNTRLALRKKSRNAAGIFLADLDARQDGQPRPELEGDMEKIENRANQRRIYFQQQELPIRP from the exons ATGGGAGCCACTCCCTTCACTGAaagaatcctgaaagcaaaactcCCTAAAGGCTTCGAAAAACCTACGGATATGAAGTATGACGGAACCAAGGACCCCCAGGAGCACCTAACGGCCTTCAAGGCCAGGATGGACCTAGAAGGGGCCGCTGACGCGGTCCGAGGTAGGgccttcccg CACGGCAGCACACGACACGGCAGCACGGCACCTCGACATAACCCCCCACCAAGAGAAAACCATAAAGAACATCCCAAACCAGCAAACGTAAACCAAACCCCCAGAATCGGAAAATTCTCTAACTACACACCTCTGACGGCCCCGAtcaccgagatataccaccaaatagccgATCGAGGTATTCTCCCGAGGGCTCAACAACTCAAGGAAAGAACGGGCGGCAACAAGACCTTGtactgcgactaccaccgaggATGCGGACACAGGACACAAGATTGTTTCGACCTAAAAGACGCCCTCGAgcaagccatacgagacggcaaactccccGAGTTTTCCAAAATCATCAGGGAACCAAGACGTGCGGAAAAAGAAAGATCACCAGAAAAAGAAGCACGTAACCCAAGGACACAGAGACAAGCCTCTAGGGAAAGCCCTGAAACAGATCCGACCATTATCGTGAACGTCATCACAGGGAAAAACACCCCAGGGAAATCAAAATCAGCACTGAAGAAGGATCTCAAGATCCTGGCAGTCAGAGACCAAACCCCAATCGCCACCACCAATAGAGCGATAACATTCTCCTCCGAGGATTGCCAGCACGGCACCTCGGCAGAAGACGCCCCCTTCGTCATCTCGGCAAAGATTGGAACTGGGCTAGTAAGAAGAATACTGATGGATACAGGAGCAGATTCtaacatcctcttcagaggagccttcgacaaactcggactCTGCAACGACAACCTACAGACACACCGCAACGGAgtcacgggactcggagacaacttcctcaaaccaGACGGTTCCATCGTCCTTCCCCTCATGATAGGAACGggaaaccaaaggaagacaatcCTATCCGAGTTTGTGGTCCTCAAAGACTCCACCGCCTACAACGTCATCCTCAGAAGAAAAACAATTAACGACCTCTCCGCCGTCATCTTCACCAAATACCTTCTCCTGAAGTTCACAGCAGAGGATGGCTCCATCGGAACTATTCACGGAGACCGGGAGATCGCAGtagaatgcgacaacaccaggTTAGCCCTGCGAAAGAAATCTCGCAATGCGGCCGGCATATTCTTAGCCGACCTGGACGCCCGACAAGACGGGCAACCTAGGCCGGAACTAGAAGGGGACATGGAGAAAATTGAAAATAGGGCAAACCAAAGAAGAATATACTTTCAGCAACAAGAACTTCCCATACGACCTTAA